In a single window of the Tellurirhabdus bombi genome:
- a CDS encoding TIM barrel protein → MYSRRSFLKHVGALTAASVALPGLANAPVKKMFFEISLAEWSLNKELRNKKLTNLDFPVVAKKDFGIDIVEYVNQFFQDKAKDTAYLNELLKRCKDNGVRNHLIMIDNEGGLAETDAAKRNEAVENHKKWVECAKYLGCKTIRVNSFGRGTREEVAKAAVEGLSKLGEFAKPVGINIIVENHGGYSSDGQWLANVMKQVGMKNVGTLPDFGNFCIKRSDGSEWGGKCQEEYDRYQGVTEMMPYAKGVSAKAHDFDAAGNSTDIDYNRMMKIVKDSGFKGIVGIEYEGSTLDAYEGIRKTKALLERVGATV, encoded by the coding sequence ATGTATAGTCGTCGGTCTTTTTTAAAACATGTTGGTGCGCTTACAGCGGCATCCGTGGCCCTTCCTGGTCTGGCAAATGCGCCGGTTAAGAAAATGTTCTTTGAGATTTCCTTAGCCGAGTGGTCGCTTAATAAAGAACTGAGAAATAAGAAGTTAACCAATCTCGATTTTCCGGTTGTTGCAAAAAAAGATTTTGGAATTGACATTGTTGAATACGTCAACCAATTCTTTCAGGATAAAGCCAAAGATACGGCCTACCTGAATGAGCTTCTCAAACGCTGTAAGGACAATGGCGTTCGCAACCACCTCATCATGATTGATAACGAAGGTGGTTTGGCCGAAACAGACGCAGCAAAACGCAATGAGGCCGTTGAGAATCACAAAAAATGGGTAGAATGCGCTAAATACCTGGGTTGCAAAACCATCCGGGTAAACTCTTTTGGCCGGGGAACGCGGGAAGAAGTCGCCAAAGCCGCCGTGGAGGGGCTAAGCAAACTCGGCGAATTTGCGAAACCTGTAGGCATCAACATCATTGTTGAAAATCACGGAGGTTACTCGTCGGATGGCCAGTGGCTAGCGAATGTCATGAAACAAGTAGGCATGAAAAACGTGGGCACTTTACCCGATTTCGGTAACTTCTGCATTAAACGAAGCGACGGCAGCGAATGGGGCGGCAAGTGCCAGGAAGAATATGACCGTTACCAGGGCGTAACCGAAATGATGCCTTACGCCAAGGGCGTTAGCGCCAAAGCCCACGACTTTGATGCCGCCGGGAACAGCACGGATATCGACTACAACCGAATGATGAAAATTGTCAAAGACAGCGGTTTCAAAGGGATCGTCGGAATCGAATACGAAGGTTCTACTTTGGATGCCTACGAAGGTATTCGCAAAACCAAAGCGCTGCTTGAGCGCGTCGGAGCAACCGTTTAA